A window of Bos taurus isolate L1 Dominette 01449 registration number 42190680 breed Hereford chromosome 19, ARS-UCD2.0, whole genome shotgun sequence contains these coding sequences:
- the LIMD2 gene encoding LIM domain-containing protein 2 isoform X1 codes for MFQAAGAAQATPSHEAKGGGSSSTVQRSKSFSLRAQVKETCAACQKTVYPMERLVADKLIFHSSCFCCKHCHTKLSLGSYAALHGEFYCKPHFQQLFKSKGNYDEGFGRKQHKELWAHKEVDPGTKTA; via the exons ATGTTCCAGGCCGCCGGAGCCGCCCAGGCCACCCCCTCCCAT GAAGCCAAAGGTGGCGGTTCCAGCAGCACGGTTCAGCGCTCCAAG TCCTTCAGCCTTCGGGCCCAGGTGAAGGAGACCTGCGCCGCCTGCCAGAAGACCGTGTACCCCATGGAGCGACTGGTGGCCGACAAGCTCATTTTCCACAGCTCTTGCTTCTGCTGCAAGCACTGTCACACCAAGCTCAG CCTGGGCAGCTACGCAGCACTGCACGGGGAATTCTACTGCAAGCCCCACTTTCAGCAGCTGTTTAAGAGCAAAGGCAACTACGATGAAGGCTTCGGCCGGAAGCAGCACAAGGAGCTCTGGGCCCACAAGGAGGTGGACCCCGGCACCAAGACAGCCTGA